CCAACCGTCCTGAAACAGGTTATGGATATATTAAGGTAAAAATGCCCAAAATAGAAAGTTTTTATGAAGTAGAGAATTTTGTTGAAAAACCTGATATTGAAACGGCAATTAAATACATAGAAGATGGAAACTACTTCTGGAACTCTGGTATGTTTGCTTTTAGAGCAGATACAATGATTGAAGAGTTTAAAAAAAATGTTCCTGAAATTGGTGAGATTTTTGAAAAACCCTATGAAAAACTTTTAAGCGATTTTTATAACCTTCCTGATATATCCATTGATTATGCTGTTATGGAAAAAACAGACAAAGCAACGCTTCTTCCACTAAACATATTCTGGTCAGATATTGGTTCATGGGAAAGTCTTTATGAAATCCTTGAAAAAGACTCTTCAGGTAATGCATTAATAGGAGAGTCTGTAAACATAGGCACAGAGAACAGTCTTATTGTCACTAATAAAAGACTTACTGCTACATTGGGACTTCAGGATACTTTAGTCATTGAAACAGAAGATGCACTTCTTATTGCAAAGAAAGGAGAATCGCAGAAGGTTAGAGAAATAGTAAAAATTCTTACTAAAAAGGCTGCTCAATTAGTTGAAGAACACACCACTGTTTACAGACCATGGGGAAGTTTCACTCTTCTTGAAACAGGACATAGGTATAAAATAAAGAGAATAACAGTGAATCCTGGAGCTTCTCTTTCTCTTCAGATGCATCATCACAGATCCGAGCACTGGGTAGTTGTAAAAGGAACTGCTAAAGTAAAAATTGGAGATAGGGAGCAGTATGTTC
The nucleotide sequence above comes from Thermodesulfovibrio aggregans. Encoded proteins:
- a CDS encoding mannose-1-phosphate guanylyltransferase/mannose-6-phosphate isomerase, producing MKILILAGGSGTRLWPLSRKNFPKQFLKLPIDNSYESFFQKTLKRLCFYDDVEIFIVTNEKHKFYVIEQIEEISKKLKIKPNFEIILEPTSKNTAPAIALALKYAIEKGISKDEVFFVSPSDHLIKPENEFSSYVKASEEIAKKGYIVTFGIKPNRPETGYGYIKVKMPKIESFYEVENFVEKPDIETAIKYIEDGNYFWNSGMFAFRADTMIEEFKKNVPEIGEIFEKPYEKLLSDFYNLPDISIDYAVMEKTDKATLLPLNIFWSDIGSWESLYEILEKDSSGNALIGESVNIGTENSLIVTNKRLTATLGLQDTLVIETEDALLIAKKGESQKVREIVKILTKKAAQLVEEHTTVYRPWGSFTLLETGHRYKIKRITVNPGASLSLQMHHHRSEHWVVVKGTAKVKIGDREQYVHENESVYVPKSTLHRLENPGKIPLEIIEVQVGEYVEEDDIKRFEDIYGRENI